The Hydrogenobacter thermophilus TK-6 genome window below encodes:
- a CDS encoding HAD family hydrolase — translation MKGMLFDVDGVIVDVKNSYHYAIKRTAEEFLGIEIPIEEVRRIKFSRGINNDWLVTLEVIKEYGGKAELHQVVEKFNQAYRLLRDKEELILDRGFFKKIKALGYPLGIITGRPREDIEYTFERFGLFEYFDFILDDDYIPDPELKKPHPFALHLCIESMNLSGCVYVGDSKADWEMVMYYKKMYEKPAEYIHFGKNVNIDGVKTAHTPKELILALQEALMHL, via the coding sequence ATGAAGGGTATGCTGTTTGATGTGGATGGCGTAATAGTGGATGTCAAAAACTCTTATCACTATGCCATAAAGCGCACCGCTGAGGAGTTTTTGGGTATTGAGATCCCCATAGAGGAGGTAAGGCGTATAAAGTTCTCAAGAGGCATAAACAACGACTGGCTTGTAACTCTTGAAGTTATAAAGGAATACGGTGGTAAGGCAGAGCTTCACCAAGTTGTTGAGAAGTTTAACCAAGCTTACAGGTTGTTAAGAGATAAAGAGGAGCTAATCCTTGATCGCGGATTTTTTAAAAAGATAAAAGCCTTAGGTTATCCACTTGGAATAATAACGGGAAGACCGCGGGAGGATATTGAGTACACCTTTGAAAGATTTGGACTTTTTGAATACTTTGACTTTATACTTGACGACGACTACATTCCCGACCCTGAGCTGAAAAAACCTCACCCTTTCGCCCTTCACCTGTGTATTGAAAGCATGAACCTTTCTGGATGTGTGTATGTGGGTGATAGCAAAGCGGACTGGGAGATGGTAATGTATTATAAGAAGATGTATGAAAAGCCAGCTGAGTACATACACTTTGGTAAAAATGTGAATATAGATGGCGTAAAAACTGCACATACTCCCAAGGAGCTTATCTTAGCTCTTCAAGAGGCTTTGATGCATCTGTAA
- a CDS encoding polyribonucleotide nucleotidyltransferase, producing MMHKVIANLGDKDPIIIETGHYAKLSDGAVVVRQGDTAVLVTAVVSEEPLQDIDFMPLSVDYREQSSAWGKIPGGFVKREGKPTDREVLVSRVIDRPIRPLFPEGFFHDVVITALTLSADDKYDPDVLAITGASAALHISRIPFEGPIAGLRVCRIEGKFVANPTYEERQKADLEIILAVSKDSIIMVEGGAKEVDEEVFANALYFGLEAGKELISAQEELREKVGVPKMSFEGIHLPQEIKDLMEEFCTERILKTFEIQDKRERKENTSAILREFIERHQIPEELHFKVGYHYKKLISKLMRQKVLNEGVRIDGRKPEEIRPISIEIKPFERPHGSAIFTRGQTQAFATVTLGSPHEAQLVESIYEGEVFKRFMLHYNFPPFSTGEAKPWGPPRRREIGHGALAERAIEPLIPPEEEFPYIIRIVSNILESNGSTSMATVCAGSLALFDAGVPIKKHVAGIAMGLIMEGERYVILSDILGDEDQLGDMDFKVAGTKDGITSVQMDIKIKGLKKEIMIESLMQAKRGRLYILEKMYEAIPEPRKELSPYAPRIEIITVPEEKAMLIIGPGGKTVKDIKEKTGTTVWVLEGGKVSLTAPSKSAIDAAKEIIENLIRDVEVGKVYEGKVTRVEPYGVFVEILPGKVGLLHVSKMEGYVKDVRAVFSVGDTLKVKVLEVDEQGRAKLTNMGLDDSRRSSAAERGTRNA from the coding sequence ATGATGCATAAGGTGATAGCCAATTTGGGGGATAAAGACCCTATAATTATAGAAACGGGGCACTATGCCAAACTTTCTGACGGTGCGGTAGTTGTAAGACAGGGTGATACTGCCGTCTTGGTTACTGCGGTAGTCTCAGAGGAGCCTTTGCAGGACATAGACTTTATGCCTCTGTCTGTTGATTATAGAGAGCAATCGTCAGCCTGGGGGAAGATACCAGGGGGTTTTGTAAAGCGGGAGGGCAAACCTACAGACAGGGAAGTGCTTGTGTCAAGAGTTATAGACAGACCTATAAGACCTCTCTTTCCTGAAGGCTTTTTTCATGATGTGGTTATAACGGCACTTACTCTCTCCGCAGATGACAAGTATGATCCTGATGTGCTTGCCATAACTGGTGCATCTGCGGCTCTCCACATTTCCAGGATACCCTTTGAAGGTCCCATAGCGGGGCTCAGGGTATGCAGGATTGAGGGGAAGTTTGTGGCAAACCCCACATACGAAGAGAGACAGAAGGCTGACCTTGAAATCATCTTAGCTGTAAGTAAAGACAGCATAATTATGGTAGAGGGTGGTGCAAAGGAGGTGGATGAGGAGGTCTTTGCCAACGCTCTATACTTTGGCTTAGAGGCTGGAAAAGAGCTCATATCCGCTCAGGAAGAGTTGAGGGAAAAAGTAGGCGTTCCAAAGATGAGCTTTGAAGGCATCCATCTTCCTCAAGAGATAAAGGATCTTATGGAAGAGTTCTGCACAGAAAGAATTCTTAAAACCTTTGAGATACAGGACAAGCGGGAAAGGAAGGAAAACACATCCGCTATTTTGAGGGAGTTTATAGAAAGGCATCAGATACCAGAGGAGCTTCACTTTAAGGTGGGTTATCACTACAAAAAGCTCATAAGTAAGCTGATGAGACAAAAGGTGCTAAACGAAGGTGTAAGAATAGACGGCAGGAAACCCGAAGAGATAAGGCCTATAAGCATAGAGATAAAGCCTTTTGAAAGACCTCACGGTAGCGCCATATTCACCAGAGGACAGACGCAAGCTTTTGCAACCGTTACCCTCGGCTCTCCTCACGAAGCGCAGCTGGTAGAGAGCATATACGAGGGGGAGGTTTTCAAAAGATTCATGCTCCACTACAACTTCCCTCCCTTTTCTACAGGTGAGGCAAAACCATGGGGACCACCCAGAAGGAGAGAAATAGGTCATGGAGCGCTGGCAGAAAGAGCCATAGAACCACTGATTCCTCCAGAGGAAGAGTTTCCTTACATCATAAGGATCGTATCCAACATACTGGAGTCTAACGGCTCTACATCTATGGCTACCGTGTGCGCAGGTTCTTTAGCTCTGTTTGATGCAGGAGTTCCCATAAAGAAGCATGTGGCTGGCATAGCCATGGGTCTCATAATGGAAGGAGAAAGATATGTGATACTTTCTGACATATTAGGTGACGAGGATCAGCTGGGAGATATGGACTTTAAAGTTGCAGGCACAAAGGACGGAATAACCAGCGTGCAGATGGACATAAAGATAAAGGGACTAAAGAAAGAGATTATGATAGAATCCCTTATGCAGGCAAAAAGGGGAAGGCTCTATATACTGGAGAAGATGTACGAGGCAATACCAGAGCCGAGGAAGGAGCTTTCACCTTATGCACCAAGGATAGAAATCATAACAGTACCAGAGGAGAAAGCTATGCTGATAATAGGTCCGGGTGGTAAAACGGTTAAGGACATAAAGGAGAAGACAGGCACCACTGTTTGGGTGCTGGAGGGTGGAAAAGTTTCTCTGACCGCACCCTCCAAATCAGCCATAGATGCCGCTAAAGAGATTATAGAGAATCTCATAAGGGATGTGGAGGTGGGTAAGGTATACGAAGGGAAGGTGACAAGAGTGGAGCCTTACGGTGTCTTTGTGGAGATCCTCCCCGGCAAGGTAGGTCTTTTGCATGTTAGTAAGATGGAGGGCTATGTGAAGGATGTGAGGGCTGTCTTTAGTGTAGGGGATACTCTAAAGGTCAAGGTGCTGGAGGTGGACGAGCAAGGGAGAGCAAAACTCACCAATATGGGCTTGGATGATAGCCGGCGTAGCTCAGCGGCAGAGCGAGGCACTCGTAATGCCTAG
- a CDS encoding low molecular weight phosphatase family protein, whose product MRLCFISTAGAVRSVMAEAIAKKMSKDALLLMEIFSAGVEPLDAIPQQVIEVLKEKGYLVETAKPRSLQEIPYEDADIIITLSAEARDKSPYMYSHKRREHWVLEDVKDLSNLQALRKLRDQIEENISSLFKIR is encoded by the coding sequence ATGAGACTTTGTTTTATATCCACGGCAGGTGCCGTGAGGAGTGTTATGGCAGAAGCTATAGCAAAAAAAATGTCCAAAGACGCACTGCTTCTCATGGAGATCTTTTCCGCTGGCGTAGAGCCACTTGACGCCATTCCACAGCAGGTAATAGAGGTGCTCAAAGAGAAGGGCTACCTGGTAGAAACTGCAAAGCCAAGATCTCTGCAGGAGATCCCATACGAAGATGCAGACATAATAATAACACTCTCCGCTGAAGCAAGGGACAAAAGCCCATATATGTATTCACACAAAAGGAGAGAACATTGGGTTTTGGAGGATGTAAAGGATTTAAGCAATTTGCAAGCCCTTAGAAAGCTCAGGGATCAGATAGAAGAGAATATAAGTTCTCTGTTTAAAATAAGGTAA
- a CDS encoding cupin domain-containing protein → MNSLLQAKKRLEELGYENIYLWEDAPGTYYGWHTHAEDEVRMVLEGSITIGTEEKVYHLKPGDILEVPAGTRHWAKTEEGVKYLCGTRKK, encoded by the coding sequence ATGAACAGCTTGCTTCAGGCAAAAAAGAGACTGGAGGAGCTCGGTTATGAAAATATCTATCTTTGGGAGGATGCTCCTGGCACCTACTACGGATGGCACACCCATGCTGAAGATGAAGTAAGGATGGTGCTGGAGGGCTCTATCACTATAGGCACAGAAGAAAAGGTTTATCATCTCAAGCCTGGAGATATTTTAGAAGTGCCAGCCGGCACGCGCCATTGGGCAAAGACAGAGGAAGGTGTAAAGTATCTCTGCGGAACTAGGAAGAAGTAA
- a CDS encoding Trm112 family protein — protein sequence MVDEELLKILACPKCKKELFYNRERDVLICENCQVFYPIEDGIPILLTDASKPLEELR from the coding sequence ATGGTAGATGAAGAGCTTTTAAAAATACTCGCCTGTCCCAAGTGTAAAAAGGAGCTCTTTTATAACAGAGAGAGAGATGTGCTTATATGTGAAAACTGCCAGGTGTTTTATCCCATTGAGGATGGCATACCCATCTTGCTTACAGATGCATCAAAGCCTCTTGAAGAGCTAAGATAA
- a CDS encoding GNAT family N-acetyltransferase, with product MEIRPYREGDEDGIRELFRLVFGKEMSRELWHWKYKAHRLGTMVYVVEHEGRIIAHYGAIPRRCFYLGREVISAVISDSMVHPNYRAIFRKENIFYRLAKEYILHHAPIEGERKIYFGYGFPMERARRLAIKLGLYEDVEKVKEVVIKQGSRKFYERLEQVKDPSLASFLWNKMKRNDLILNVRDRAVLEWRSSMPDAKFSFFMYGSLFTPKALLLLRTDTDPPKLYDYVGKLKYMGRALSALSKQVGAFFVKMPPWAVKLLKHVSFEELPSETYLVANRLTGPRAEEIKGKFFYMLGDEDT from the coding sequence ATGGAAATAAGGCCTTACAGGGAGGGTGATGAAGACGGTATAAGGGAACTCTTTAGATTAGTATTTGGCAAAGAGATGAGCAGAGAGCTTTGGCACTGGAAGTACAAGGCGCACCGCTTGGGAACCATGGTTTATGTGGTAGAGCACGAGGGAAGAATAATCGCTCACTACGGTGCTATCCCAAGAAGATGCTTTTACTTGGGAAGGGAAGTTATCTCCGCGGTTATATCAGACAGCATGGTACATCCCAACTACAGAGCTATCTTTAGAAAGGAAAACATCTTTTACAGGCTTGCTAAAGAGTACATACTTCACCATGCTCCAATAGAGGGAGAAAGAAAAATATACTTTGGCTATGGTTTTCCTATGGAAAGGGCGAGAAGGTTGGCAATAAAGCTTGGGCTTTATGAGGATGTAGAAAAGGTCAAGGAAGTTGTGATAAAGCAGGGAAGTAGAAAGTTTTACGAAAGGTTAGAACAGGTAAAAGACCCTTCTTTGGCAAGCTTTCTGTGGAACAAGATGAAGAGAAATGACCTTATCTTAAATGTTAGAGATAGGGCTGTCTTGGAGTGGCGCTCTTCCATGCCTGATGCTAAATTCTCTTTTTTCATGTATGGCTCCCTCTTTACTCCAAAGGCTCTCCTCCTTTTGAGGACAGACACAGACCCACCCAAACTGTACGATTATGTGGGAAAGCTAAAGTACATGGGCAGGGCTCTTTCGGCACTTTCCAAGCAGGTGGGTGCTTTTTTTGTCAAGATGCCACCGTGGGCAGTAAAGCTGTTAAAGCATGTGAGCTTTGAGGAGCTACCAAGTGAGACCTACCTTGTAGCTAATAGGCTCACAGGACCAAGAGCGGAGGAGATAAAGGGTAAGTTTTTTTACATGCTGGGCGATGAGGACACTTAA
- a CDS encoding type II secretion system F family protein, with product MVFSYKGLYNGSLVEGLLEADTKAEAVSKLKAQNIKVISLKEVSLKESRKDTKFLERFTSNLLQLLKSGLTVDKALLFIAERERKYHQKLLKVYEEIRSGSTLSMALRLSNLFPDFYVQMIRSAEESGSLEETLSLILDFIKEENELKSSIITAMLYPSFVFGVSLFSLLIISSYVVPKFRLVFQSTDVKLPLLTRAMFFLTDIINYLIVGALVVLLLLFVYLRYALRKRHQRLKLESFLYKLPLLGKLLLNTELIRTFQTLYTLIKGGVTLNHALDLAGNVPITLRMKDAIRAVRNDVVKGSSLSKAMKSHQLFPDMVTEMVAVGEQTGELAGAFYQIYTTYNEEFKTSVKRFVSLLEPAIILFMGLIVGIIVFSMILAVFSLSEGL from the coding sequence ATGGTTTTTTCTTACAAAGGTCTTTACAACGGAAGTTTAGTGGAAGGTCTTCTTGAAGCCGATACAAAAGCCGAGGCTGTATCAAAACTGAAGGCACAGAATATTAAGGTGATAAGCCTGAAGGAGGTGAGCCTCAAAGAGTCCCGCAAAGATACTAAGTTTCTTGAGAGGTTTACATCCAACCTACTCCAGCTCTTAAAGTCAGGTCTGACGGTGGATAAGGCTCTCCTCTTTATAGCGGAAAGGGAAAGGAAGTATCACCAAAAGCTCTTAAAAGTTTACGAAGAGATAAGGTCAGGAAGTACACTCAGCATGGCTCTGCGCCTTTCTAACCTCTTTCCCGACTTTTATGTGCAGATGATAAGGTCCGCAGAGGAGAGTGGTAGCTTAGAAGAGACGCTAAGTCTCATACTGGACTTTATAAAGGAAGAGAATGAATTAAAGAGTAGCATAATAACCGCTATGCTTTATCCCTCCTTTGTTTTTGGCGTTTCCCTATTTTCACTGCTCATCATTTCTTCATATGTAGTTCCCAAGTTCAGGCTGGTGTTTCAAAGTACGGATGTAAAACTCCCATTACTGACAAGAGCCATGTTTTTTTTGACGGACATTATAAACTACCTCATAGTGGGTGCGCTTGTGGTTCTTCTGCTCCTCTTTGTTTACTTAAGGTATGCCCTCAGAAAAAGGCACCAAAGACTGAAGCTGGAGAGCTTTCTTTATAAGCTACCGCTTTTAGGAAAACTCCTTTTAAACACGGAGCTAATAAGAACTTTCCAAACCCTTTACACGCTTATTAAGGGAGGGGTAACTCTCAACCACGCCCTGGACCTGGCCGGTAATGTGCCTATTACCCTCAGGATGAAGGATGCCATAAGAGCTGTGAGAAACGATGTGGTCAAAGGCTCATCTCTTTCAAAAGCTATGAAGTCTCATCAGCTATTTCCAGACATGGTAACAGAAATGGTTGCTGTGGGAGAGCAAACTGGGGAGCTGGCAGGAGCCTTCTATCAGATTTATACCACCTACAACGAAGAGTTTAAAACATCAGTAAAGAGGTTTGTGAGCCTCCTTGAGCCTGCAATAATTCTTTTCATGGGTCTTATAGTGGGCATTATAGTCTTTTCCATGATTCTGGCTGTATTTAGTCTTTCGGAGGGGCTCTGA
- the amrS gene encoding AmmeMemoRadiSam system radical SAM enzyme: protein MESLAWMSEKRNGKVLCKACHQRCLLKEGEYGKCGVRVNKDGELLLTVYAKVASYNIDPVEKKPLYHFLPGTYTLSIGTVGCNFSCLFCQNWEISQYPQTHNYKTFGEDLSPEEIVRMAKTYKTPSISYTYNEPVIFFEFAFDIMKMAYSEGIKNIFVTSGYETEEVIDASLPYLSAMNVDLKSFSDKFYREVCGARLKSVLKTIEYAYKKGIWMEITTLLIPGLNDSPEEIRDIARFIKSISENIPWHISRFFPAYRMTHIPPTPINKLIRAYEIGKEEGLSYVYIGNYPLEDLESTFCPSCGYKVIERSGYLGERVKMHLKDGKCPSCGKVIDGVFGSS from the coding sequence ATGGAAAGCCTTGCTTGGATGAGTGAGAAAAGGAATGGTAAAGTGCTGTGTAAAGCCTGTCATCAAAGGTGCCTTTTGAAGGAAGGTGAATATGGAAAGTGTGGCGTGAGAGTAAACAAGGATGGTGAGCTTTTATTGACAGTTTATGCAAAAGTAGCATCCTACAACATAGACCCCGTGGAGAAAAAGCCCCTTTACCACTTTCTTCCTGGCACCTACACCCTTTCTATAGGAACAGTAGGATGCAACTTCTCGTGCCTTTTTTGCCAAAATTGGGAGATATCGCAGTATCCACAAACGCACAACTACAAAACCTTTGGTGAAGATCTATCACCTGAGGAGATAGTAAGAATGGCAAAAACATACAAAACACCCTCCATATCCTATACCTACAACGAACCTGTCATATTCTTTGAGTTTGCCTTTGATATCATGAAGATGGCTTACAGCGAAGGAATAAAAAACATCTTCGTTACGAGCGGGTACGAAACGGAGGAGGTAATTGATGCATCCCTCCCTTACCTTTCCGCAATGAATGTGGACCTAAAATCCTTCTCAGACAAGTTTTATAGAGAGGTATGTGGGGCAAGGTTAAAGTCAGTTTTAAAAACTATAGAGTACGCATACAAGAAAGGAATATGGATGGAGATAACCACGTTGCTTATACCTGGACTAAACGACTCACCCGAGGAGATAAGAGATATTGCTAGGTTTATAAAGAGTATTTCAGAAAACATACCCTGGCACATCTCCCGCTTTTTCCCAGCTTACAGGATGACACACATACCACCCACACCAATAAATAAGCTTATAAGGGCTTACGAGATAGGAAAGGAAGAAGGACTGAGTTATGTTTATATAGGAAATTATCCTTTGGAGGACCTGGAGTCTACTTTCTGTCCTTCGTGTGGATACAAAGTGATAGAGAGGAGTGGCTATCTGGGTGAAAGAGTAAAGATGCATCTGAAAGATGGTAAATGTCCCAGCTGTGGAAAAGTTATAGATGGTGTTTTCGGCTCATCTTGA
- the dprA gene encoding DNA-processing protein DprA gives MSSIYDWLLLKAVKGLGEKSIKKLYAVYKDPSLILEASVEELKALIGREKAERLKRKELSFDPQKVLYRVEREGISTLTLSDGSYPDLLRQIEDPPPVLFYRGEVKSKPLVAVIGTRRPDYYSVSFTKHVVKQLIELSFGVVSGGARGIDFLSHSYSVELGGYTVCVLGMGILQVPSHLESLVAKGGTLLSEFLPDEEPNAFTFPRRNRIISGLSRMVFILEAGINSGALITAEYAHKQGREVYVHIGVGKSQRWDGCVKLLNEGKAKFFRDVKDVLGGFSLQEAQEDFLLNLLTTPKTFDELAILSGLDAKELTAKLTEYELLGKLRRIGAYYRLA, from the coding sequence ATGAGTAGCATCTATGACTGGCTTTTGTTAAAAGCTGTAAAAGGATTAGGAGAGAAGAGTATAAAGAAGCTATACGCTGTGTACAAAGACCCCTCTCTTATCTTAGAAGCCAGCGTAGAGGAGCTCAAGGCTTTAATAGGAAGAGAAAAAGCGGAAAGACTAAAAAGAAAGGAGCTTTCCTTTGACCCTCAAAAGGTACTTTACAGAGTAGAAAGAGAAGGCATAAGCACTCTCACCCTCTCAGACGGAAGTTATCCGGACCTGCTGAGACAAATAGAAGACCCTCCACCAGTGCTATTTTACAGAGGTGAGGTAAAGTCTAAGCCCCTTGTGGCAGTGATAGGCACAAGAAGACCTGATTATTACAGTGTCAGCTTTACCAAGCATGTGGTAAAACAGCTTATAGAGCTCTCTTTTGGAGTTGTCTCGGGTGGAGCAAGAGGAATAGATTTTCTTTCCCACAGCTACTCTGTTGAGCTGGGTGGATACACGGTATGCGTGCTTGGTATGGGGATTTTGCAAGTACCTTCTCATCTTGAGAGCTTGGTAGCAAAGGGTGGCACCTTGCTATCAGAGTTTCTTCCTGATGAAGAGCCAAATGCTTTTACTTTTCCAAGAAGGAACAGAATCATAAGCGGTCTTTCCCGTATGGTTTTTATACTGGAGGCGGGTATAAATAGTGGTGCACTCATCACTGCAGAGTATGCTCACAAGCAAGGAAGAGAAGTTTATGTCCACATAGGTGTGGGAAAAAGCCAGAGGTGGGACGGATGCGTAAAGCTTCTTAACGAAGGTAAGGCAAAGTTCTTCAGAGATGTAAAAGATGTTTTGGGAGGGTTTTCTCTTCAAGAGGCTCAGGAAGACTTTCTGCTTAACTTACTGACGACTCCTAAGACCTTTGATGAACTTGCTATCCTTTCTGGACTTGATGCGAAAGAGCTCACCGCTAAGCTCACAGAGTATGAACTTCTGGGTAAGCTCAGAAGAATAGGTGCTTATTACAGACTTGCTTAA
- a CDS encoding LysR family transcriptional regulator, with protein MIDITKLKTFIAVADLGSFSKASEILYITQPAVTQQIKALEKIVGAKLFQRQGGKIVLTNEGRRIYDIARSLLSDYENLMEEMAKIKKDFKDTLFVGISTTLSEYKVPELIAEFHSQMPGVSIRVFVENSQQVEENLLAGVLNVGIIERTPSERFHSIKWFMDEILYVTHPEHPFAREGEIEPERLYDTDIIFREVSSGTRKIVKEELERLGIIFEKLNIKVEINCGRSILSMIRSGYGSSFLSRGLLERDLQEGSVVQVKIKGFSARRWYYIIYPENAKLSFLAGRFIRFLLSKSEKEIAV; from the coding sequence ATGATAGACATCACTAAGCTAAAAACCTTTATAGCTGTTGCGGACCTTGGGAGTTTTTCAAAGGCATCAGAGATACTCTACATAACACAACCGGCAGTTACTCAACAGATAAAAGCCCTTGAGAAGATAGTAGGTGCAAAGCTCTTTCAGAGGCAGGGTGGGAAAATAGTGCTTACCAACGAAGGAAGGAGAATTTACGATATAGCCAGATCCCTTTTGAGCGATTACGAAAACCTGATGGAGGAGATGGCAAAGATAAAGAAGGATTTTAAAGATACTCTCTTTGTTGGAATAAGCACCACGCTAAGCGAATATAAAGTTCCCGAGCTTATAGCAGAGTTCCACTCTCAGATGCCTGGCGTATCCATCAGGGTGTTTGTGGAAAATTCCCAGCAGGTAGAGGAAAACTTACTGGCAGGCGTTCTCAATGTTGGCATAATAGAGAGGACGCCGTCAGAGAGATTTCATTCCATCAAATGGTTCATGGACGAGATACTATATGTCACCCATCCCGAGCATCCCTTTGCCAGAGAAGGCGAGATAGAGCCTGAGAGACTCTACGATACTGATATTATCTTTAGGGAAGTCAGTTCTGGCACCAGGAAGATCGTGAAAGAAGAGCTTGAGAGACTTGGCATAATTTTTGAAAAGCTCAATATAAAGGTGGAGATAAATTGTGGTAGGTCCATACTGAGTATGATAAGAAGCGGTTATGGCTCTTCCTTCCTTTCAAGAGGTCTTTTGGAAAGAGACCTGCAAGAAGGTAGCGTAGTTCAGGTGAAGATAAAGGGCTTTAGTGCAAGAAGATGGTACTACATTATATATCCCGAGAATGCCAAACTTAGCTTTTTGGCAGGAAGGTTCATAAGGTTCTTACTCTCCAAGTCAGAGAAAGAGATAGCCGTATGA
- a CDS encoding cation:proton antiporter gives MELHTVFLYLAIILFLARTVGDTFSKIGIPSVLGEILVGVLLGQSILGMVEPNQILRLLAEIGVILLLFQVGLEADVHKLKEVGISAFVVAFVGASLPMIFGVAVSYYLLELPLTVSLFIGGTLTATSIGITVKVLEDLGKMKQRFAQIVLGAAVLDDIFGVVLLAALYEFSKEGVVHFEAITTLILYIATFFILSPIIAQALAKIIQHLSKALGTEDFIPPTVVAVIFLFAYLAHQVGSPEILGAFTAGLALSRRFALPFAVFLRTDEKMAHKVEQTIMPLVWVLTPLFFVYVGLELNLKVIDFTSGKFWLMSTILIFVAIAGKVASGFFVKGNLKEKLLIGFSMLPRGEVGLIFAEFGRQAKLFDELTYAVVIFAVAITTFLAPISLKLLSR, from the coding sequence ATGGAGCTACACACTGTATTTCTATACCTTGCCATCATTCTCTTCCTTGCACGCACAGTGGGTGATACCTTTTCCAAGATAGGTATTCCTTCTGTTCTGGGAGAGATACTCGTAGGAGTATTGCTGGGTCAGAGTATTTTGGGCATGGTGGAGCCTAACCAGATCCTCAGACTTCTTGCGGAGATAGGAGTTATACTCCTTCTCTTTCAGGTTGGTTTGGAGGCTGATGTACATAAGCTTAAAGAAGTAGGTATATCCGCTTTTGTAGTGGCTTTTGTAGGCGCTTCCCTTCCCATGATTTTTGGCGTTGCGGTTTCGTATTATCTTCTTGAACTTCCTCTGACTGTGAGCCTCTTTATTGGTGGAACGCTTACAGCCACCAGCATAGGCATAACGGTGAAGGTGCTGGAAGACCTGGGTAAGATGAAGCAAAGATTTGCTCAGATAGTGCTTGGTGCTGCGGTGCTTGATGACATATTTGGAGTTGTGCTGCTTGCGGCGCTTTACGAGTTTTCAAAAGAAGGTGTAGTGCACTTTGAAGCCATCACCACCCTTATACTGTATATAGCTACTTTTTTTATACTCTCTCCCATAATAGCACAGGCGCTTGCAAAGATCATACAGCACTTGTCAAAAGCACTTGGTACGGAAGACTTTATACCCCCCACTGTTGTGGCAGTTATCTTCCTCTTTGCTTACTTGGCTCATCAGGTGGGATCTCCAGAGATATTGGGAGCTTTTACCGCTGGCCTTGCCCTCTCAAGGAGATTTGCCCTGCCCTTTGCAGTCTTTTTAAGAACTGACGAGAAGATGGCGCACAAGGTGGAGCAAACCATCATGCCTTTAGTTTGGGTACTGACCCCTCTCTTTTTTGTTTATGTTGGGCTTGAGCTAAATCTTAAAGTTATAGACTTTACATCCGGTAAGTTTTGGCTTATGTCCACCATTCTGATTTTTGTAGCCATTGCAGGTAAAGTAGCATCGGGTTTTTTCGTGAAGGGAAACCTCAAGGAAAAGCTTCTTATAGGTTTTTCCATGCTACCGCGCGGTGAAGTGGGGCTTATATTTGCAGAATTTGGAAGGCAGGCAAAACTCTTTGACGAGCTAACTTATGCGGTGGTAATATTTGCAGTTGCAATAACTACCTTTTTGGCACCCATTAGCCTCAAACTCCTATCAAGATGA
- the rpsO gene encoding 30S ribosomal protein S15 translates to MALPKERKQEIISSFQRHEKDTGSPEVQIAVLTERINRLTEHLKNNKKDVHSRRGLIAMIHARRRHLEYLKNTNYKRYLEVVQRLGLKVR, encoded by the coding sequence ATGGCATTACCAAAGGAGAGAAAGCAGGAGATAATAAGCAGCTTTCAAAGACACGAAAAGGATACGGGTTCTCCGGAAGTACAGATAGCGGTGCTTACTGAAAGGATAAACAGACTTACAGAGCATCTAAAAAACAACAAGAAGGATGTTCACTCAAGGAGAGGTCTTATAGCTATGATACACGCAAGAAGAAGGCACTTGGAGTACCTTAAAAACACCAATTATAAAAGGTATTTGGAAGTGGTCCAAAGGTTGGGTCTTAAGGTAAGATGA
- the dut gene encoding dUTP diphosphatase: MNIRIKRLPHGKGLPLPSYATPGSSGLDLLAAVEQPVTLKPMERRLIPTGIAIELPEGFEAQIRPRSGLALNYGITLLNSPGTIDADYRGEIKVLLINLGEKEFVIRRGDKIAQMVICPVQKVNLHETEDLSPTRRGSDGFGSTGV; the protein is encoded by the coding sequence ATGAATATAAGGATAAAAAGACTACCCCATGGAAAGGGACTACCACTTCCGTCTTATGCTACTCCGGGCTCTTCTGGATTAGACCTTCTGGCTGCTGTGGAGCAGCCCGTAACTTTAAAACCTATGGAGAGGAGGCTCATTCCCACAGGTATCGCTATTGAGCTTCCAGAAGGCTTTGAAGCCCAGATAAGACCAAGAAGTGGTTTGGCTCTAAACTACGGTATCACATTGCTTAACTCACCGGGGACAATAGATGCGGACTACAGAGGAGAGATAAAGGTCCTGCTTATAAACTTAGGAGAAAAGGAATTTGTTATAAGACGAGGAGATAAAATAGCTCAGATGGTAATATGCCCTGTGCAGAAGGTGAATTTGCACGAGACAGAAGATTTATCTCCAACTAGGAGAGGCTCTGACGGCTTTGGTTCAACGGGAGTGTAA